A portion of the Sulfurospirillum diekertiae genome contains these proteins:
- the nhaD gene encoding sodium:proton antiporter NhaD: MRILVALLVLVNTIWASSGQNLTNTWVGIVSLILFVVGYYVVAAEEKFHINKSKPALFMGTFIFILIGIYFAVNGMDNTPLTHELDALILEIAEIFFFLMVAMTYIETMIERRVFDALKYNLVSKGYSYKKLFWLTGSLAFFISPVADNLTTALILSTVLITIEKEDKLFLVPGAINIVVGANAGGAWSPFGDITTLMTWMADKASFVEFFGLFPASFLGWLLTGWLLSLSVPNTKPHFDASVEQRVVILKGGKVVIGLGVITIMCAVLCQQLFHIPPMWGMVFGLSLLKLYTYQLKRRSNEFISIFKSISKIEYDTLFFFFGILAAVGGLHFLGFLDLAAKLYDSAGATTVNIGVGFLSAIVDNVPVMSAVLKANPTMNDDQWLLVTMTAGIGGSLISFGSAAGVGVMGKLRGIYTFGTHMKYAWTVLAGYVLSLVIWYIQFEIIGIF; the protein is encoded by the coding sequence ATGCGAATCTTAGTAGCGCTATTAGTTTTAGTTAATACCATTTGGGCGTCAAGTGGTCAAAATCTCACCAATACTTGGGTCGGAATCGTCTCCTTAATCCTCTTCGTTGTGGGTTATTATGTCGTTGCAGCTGAAGAGAAGTTTCATATCAATAAATCAAAACCTGCTTTGTTTATGGGAACATTTATTTTTATTCTCATTGGTATTTACTTTGCCGTAAACGGGATGGATAATACACCCTTAACGCATGAACTTGATGCCCTTATTTTAGAGATCGCAGAGATCTTTTTCTTTTTAATGGTGGCGATGACCTACATTGAAACGATGATTGAACGACGTGTGTTTGACGCGCTTAAATACAATTTGGTTTCAAAAGGCTATTCATATAAAAAACTGTTTTGGCTTACAGGCTCTTTAGCGTTTTTCATCAGTCCAGTTGCGGATAATCTTACTACAGCATTAATCCTCTCCACGGTTCTCATTACGATTGAAAAAGAGGATAAACTCTTTTTAGTCCCAGGTGCCATCAACATTGTTGTAGGCGCGAATGCAGGTGGAGCTTGGAGCCCTTTTGGCGATATTACAACCTTAATGACATGGATGGCAGATAAAGCCAGTTTTGTTGAATTTTTTGGACTTTTCCCTGCTTCTTTTTTAGGATGGTTGCTCACAGGATGGTTACTTTCTTTGTCTGTTCCCAATACAAAACCTCATTTTGATGCCAGTGTTGAACAACGCGTGGTGATCTTAAAAGGTGGAAAAGTGGTGATTGGCTTAGGCGTTATTACCATCATGTGTGCTGTTCTTTGCCAACAACTTTTTCATATACCACCGATGTGGGGTATGGTTTTTGGTCTCTCCTTGCTTAAACTCTACACCTATCAGCTTAAACGTAGAAGCAATGAATTTATCAGTATTTTTAAATCCATCAGCAAAATTGAATACGATACATTGTTCTTTTTCTTCGGTATCTTAGCCGCCGTTGGAGGACTTCACTTTTTAGGTTTCTTAGATTTAGCTGCAAAATTGTATGATAGTGCAGGTGCAACCACGGTCAATATTGGCGTAGGCTTTTTATCGGCTATCGTCGATAATGTCCCTGTGATGAGTGCCGTGTTAAAAGCAAATCCCACGATGAACGACGATCAATGGCTGCTGGTGACAATGACCGCAGGTATTGGTGGAAGCTTAATTAGCTTTGGTTCTGCCGCAGGTGTGGGAGTTATGGGAAAACTTAGAGGTATCTATACCTTTGGAACGCATATGAAATACGCATGGACCGTGTTGGCTGGTTATGTTCTCTCGTTGGTGATTTGGTATATTCAGTTTGAAATTATTGGCATATTTTAA
- the guaA gene encoding glutamine-hydrolyzing GMP synthase: protein MKEVPILVLDFGSQYTQLIARKLRESGVYCEIVPYNEKIEDIKKRNPKGIILSGGPASVYAKDSYHPDPAVYALGLPLLGICYGMQLLTHHFGGSVIPATHQEYGKAKLQFESDHKIFKDTTCGQIVWMSHGDKVEALPAGFEKIGYSENSPYAAIADEKRNMYAFQFHPEVFHSEQGSKLLKNFAKYICGCESTWNMGSFAKEQIAKIREKVGSKKVLCGVSGGVDSSVVATLLAEAIGDQLVSVFVDNGLLRAHEREQVETMFKSRNVPLITIDASEKFLSRLAGVSDPEKKRKIIGETFIEVFDEEAKKHDGIQFLAQGTLYTDVIESVSVKGPSKTIKSHHNVGGLPDWMTFELIEPLREIFKDEVRILGAELGLPKDMLSRHPFPGPGLAIRIMGEVTKEDLKLLRAADVIMLQELRSSGYYEKTWQAFTVLLNVKSVGVMGDNRTYDNTICVRIVDATDGMTATFAHIPHTILENISRRIINEVAGINRVVYDISSKPPATIEWE from the coding sequence ATGAAAGAAGTCCCTATCTTAGTCTTAGATTTTGGTTCACAATACACTCAGTTGATAGCACGTAAGCTTCGTGAAAGCGGTGTTTACTGTGAGATCGTGCCTTACAATGAGAAGATCGAAGATATTAAAAAACGTAACCCAAAAGGTATTATTTTAAGCGGTGGTCCTGCGTCTGTTTATGCGAAAGATTCATACCATCCTGATCCTGCTGTTTATGCGCTAGGATTGCCTCTTCTTGGTATTTGCTACGGTATGCAACTGTTGACACACCATTTTGGTGGGAGTGTTATTCCTGCGACACATCAAGAGTATGGTAAGGCTAAGCTTCAATTTGAGAGTGATCATAAAATTTTTAAAGATACGACCTGCGGACAAATCGTTTGGATGAGTCATGGTGATAAAGTCGAAGCATTACCCGCTGGATTTGAGAAAATTGGCTACAGTGAAAATTCACCGTATGCAGCCATTGCCGATGAAAAACGCAATATGTACGCGTTTCAATTTCATCCCGAAGTCTTTCATTCAGAACAAGGCAGTAAGCTTTTAAAGAACTTTGCAAAATACATTTGTGGTTGTGAAAGTACCTGGAATATGGGCTCATTTGCGAAAGAGCAAATTGCGAAGATTCGTGAAAAAGTGGGCTCTAAAAAAGTATTGTGTGGCGTGAGTGGTGGTGTCGATAGCTCCGTTGTGGCAACCCTTTTAGCCGAAGCCATTGGCGATCAACTCGTTTCCGTGTTCGTGGACAATGGCTTGCTTCGAGCACATGAGCGTGAACAAGTTGAAACGATGTTTAAAAGTCGCAATGTTCCCCTCATCACGATTGATGCAAGTGAGAAATTTTTAAGTAGACTTGCAGGCGTGAGTGATCCTGAGAAAAAACGTAAAATCATCGGCGAGACGTTCATCGAAGTGTTTGATGAAGAGGCGAAAAAACATGATGGCATTCAGTTTTTAGCTCAAGGTACACTTTATACCGATGTGATTGAATCTGTTTCCGTCAAAGGGCCTTCCAAAACGATCAAATCACATCATAACGTTGGTGGTTTGCCTGATTGGATGACTTTCGAACTGATTGAGCCACTGCGTGAAATCTTTAAAGATGAGGTACGTATTTTAGGAGCAGAATTAGGGCTTCCAAAAGATATGCTTTCTCGCCATCCTTTCCCTGGACCTGGTTTAGCTATTCGCATCATGGGTGAAGTAACGAAAGAGGATTTAAAGCTTCTAAGAGCTGCAGATGTCATTATGCTTCAAGAGCTTCGTTCCTCTGGCTATTATGAAAAAACGTGGCAAGCCTTTACCGTCCTTTTAAATGTGAAAAGTGTCGGTGTTATGGGCGATAATCGAACCTATGACAATACGATTTGTGTGAGAATCGTCGATGCAACGGATGGAATGACGGCTACATTTGCGCACATTCCTCATACGATTTTGGAAAATATCAGCAGACGTATTATTAATGAAGTTGCTGGCATTAATCGTGTGGTGTATGACATCTCTTCCAAGCCCCCTGCAACGATTGAATGGGAATAA
- a CDS encoding uroporphyrinogen-III synthase: MIYLFSDKAYEGVVHLPLFEIVFDPTPFDLEGFDTIIFTSKNSVKALEQSGIAWKDKKAYAIGEGTASFIEKCGGNLVFTCKESYGDTFAQILIPLLANQKVFFPRAKEVSSSLFEILHVNHIDIEQRIVYETKCKHYPSSFSPLKEAKLIFTSPSTVHCFMENFAWDKSYIAIAIGEKTASALPLHVKKIVSSTQSIEACVALAKAL, encoded by the coding sequence ATGATCTACCTCTTCAGCGATAAAGCGTATGAGGGGGTAGTACATCTCCCACTATTTGAGATTGTATTTGATCCGACTCCATTTGATTTGGAAGGATTTGATACCATCATTTTTACCTCCAAAAACAGTGTCAAAGCCCTTGAACAAAGTGGCATTGCATGGAAAGACAAAAAAGCCTATGCTATCGGTGAAGGAACAGCTTCGTTCATAGAGAAGTGTGGTGGAAATCTTGTCTTTACATGTAAAGAGTCGTATGGTGACACGTTTGCTCAAATACTCATTCCTCTTTTAGCCAATCAAAAAGTCTTTTTTCCCCGTGCGAAAGAGGTTTCCTCTTCACTGTTTGAAATCTTACATGTAAACCATATTGACATAGAACAACGCATTGTGTATGAGACAAAATGTAAGCATTATCCTTCTTCTTTTTCCCCTTTAAAAGAGGCTAAACTTATTTTTACTTCACCTTCTACCGTACACTGTTTTATGGAAAACTTTGCTTGGGATAAAAGCTATATCGCCATTGCCATTGGTGAAAAAACAGCTTCTGCTCTACCTTTACATGTCAAAAAGATTGTCTCTTCCACGCAAAGTATTGAGGCGTGCGTCGCCTTGGCAAAAGCTCTTTAG
- the purD gene encoding phosphoribosylamine--glycine ligase, with protein sequence MKVMVVGSGGREYSIGLALKRDSNVTELFFAPGNGATPQLGSNVTYKDYEALADFAKENGIDLTVVGPETALVDGIVDIFKAKGLVIFGASKAAARLEGSKIFMKNFLLRYNIPTAKFIETSDAKKANDFIETLDLPIVVKADGLCAGKGVIIAQNKDEAKEAVRDMLSGKSFGDAGLGVVVEEFLDGYELSLFVVCDGVDYKILPAAQDHKRLKDNDIGPNTGGMGAYAPTPLIDEELYQKVEERVVKPTLAGMQKENAPFEGVLFIGLMIVKNEPIVLEYNVRFGDPECEILMPLLKTPASELFYKAATGNLKHLNIEFFNKYAIAVVMASENYPYSNSKPAEIIIDMNVHKDLENTHISYAGVSLEEGKLYATGGRVLLCVGVGDSIKEARERAYLLCGQVHFAGKQFRSDIAYQALKHDK encoded by the coding sequence ATGAAGGTAATGGTTGTTGGTAGTGGTGGCAGAGAATATTCTATAGGTTTAGCACTGAAACGTGATTCAAACGTAACCGAACTTTTTTTCGCACCCGGAAATGGAGCAACCCCACAACTTGGAAGCAATGTTACCTATAAAGATTATGAAGCTTTGGCAGATTTTGCCAAAGAAAATGGCATCGATCTGACTGTCGTCGGACCTGAAACTGCTTTGGTAGATGGTATTGTCGATATTTTCAAAGCCAAAGGGTTGGTCATTTTTGGCGCGTCAAAAGCTGCCGCTAGACTTGAAGGCTCTAAAATCTTTATGAAAAACTTTCTTTTACGCTATAACATTCCAACCGCAAAATTTATCGAAACCAGTGATGCAAAAAAAGCCAATGATTTTATCGAAACTCTTGATCTTCCTATCGTTGTAAAAGCCGATGGACTCTGTGCAGGAAAAGGCGTAATCATCGCGCAAAATAAAGATGAAGCCAAAGAGGCAGTCCGTGACATGCTCAGTGGTAAAAGCTTTGGCGATGCAGGACTTGGCGTCGTTGTTGAAGAATTCTTAGATGGTTATGAGCTTTCCTTGTTTGTTGTCTGTGACGGCGTAGATTATAAAATTCTCCCAGCCGCACAAGATCATAAACGCTTAAAAGATAATGATATTGGACCTAATACAGGAGGTATGGGTGCATATGCGCCAACACCACTGATTGATGAAGAATTGTATCAAAAAGTAGAAGAGCGTGTCGTAAAGCCAACGCTTGCAGGCATGCAAAAAGAGAATGCACCTTTTGAGGGCGTTTTATTTATTGGGTTGATGATTGTGAAAAATGAACCGATTGTTTTGGAATACAATGTACGTTTTGGCGATCCAGAGTGCGAAATTTTAATGCCACTGTTAAAAACACCTGCGAGTGAACTTTTTTACAAAGCAGCTACAGGAAATCTTAAACATTTAAACATAGAATTTTTTAATAAATATGCTATTGCGGTTGTGATGGCAAGTGAGAATTATCCGTATAGCAATTCAAAACCTGCCGAAATTATTATTGATATGAATGTTCATAAAGATTTAGAAAATACGCACATCTCTTACGCAGGCGTTAGCCTTGAAGAGGGAAAACTCTATGCAACAGGTGGACGGGTACTTTTATGTGTGGGTGTGGGCGATAGCATCAAAGAGGCACGTGAACGCGCTTATTTATTATGCGGGCAAGTTCATTTTGCTGGAAAACAATTTAGAAGCGATATTGCATATCAGGCACTCAAGCATGACAAATGA
- a CDS encoding RDD family protein codes for MTNEELIEKFESENITLAPLQKRGLAYLIDEILISVLFSLIYLDQMPENVTTEELLNTINSLFVYVVVLKVIYQTFFVWMYGATLGKIAMKIRVISTADLENPSLVLSLSRAVFRIISESIFYLGFIWAYLNPKRETWHDRVANTLVINAN; via the coding sequence ATGACAAATGAAGAGTTGATTGAAAAGTTTGAAAGCGAAAATATTACATTAGCGCCACTACAAAAACGAGGCCTTGCGTATTTGATTGACGAAATCTTAATTTCCGTTCTTTTTTCACTGATCTATCTTGATCAAATGCCTGAAAATGTGACGACTGAAGAGCTTCTAAATACTATTAACAGTCTATTTGTTTATGTTGTTGTATTAAAAGTGATTTATCAAACTTTTTTTGTATGGATGTATGGAGCAACGCTTGGAAAGATTGCGATGAAAATCAGAGTGATTTCAACAGCTGATTTAGAAAATCCATCTTTAGTCCTTTCTTTAAGCCGAGCAGTGTTTAGAATCATTAGTGAGTCCATATTTTATTTAGGCTTTATATGGGCGTATTTAAATCCAAAAAGAGAGACATGGCATGATAGAGTCGCCAATACGTTGGTTATCAATGCGAATTAG